A genomic stretch from Shewanella woodyi ATCC 51908 includes:
- a CDS encoding DUF3466 family protein — MKFTLDKALSLVAVGVIGALQGVQAAPVYEIKNLSEVYQSESDSAELIGTLKRTRNGYGMAVNADGKSVAVAKGKKKLSTSEDDDDGVIDIEDGIAPEEKITFSIDKPIIANNFSFIASEFDTAKPWLPVFDSVNGTTDPSETDSEKPETINSVDVYYYGINDAGVKVGSMTSKEQTAPYTGTNEDQEFWYYREFEERGFAKNAAGTEVQLLPPCTMYEKDATCNNTAGDNKVNIGGYSVAAAINSANLVTGYVGTELSNDSENRIDACVEGETYPTDVCVQIEQYPDTNGNRRIIYQRRAYVWQLDEAGSSVTDSKLLPLGFETTSDTVYIAQGLGLNASGVVAGRSHHKRPGYDNVSFDAFFWTPDGTDGAYQPHWVPLIEDRFQSIAYDINDSGMLVGSFRQYIEGYVRDKFFYFDTQNPEGEVVVPNDFYNALSDLGSKPKSVNNKGQVVGFIETTHEKDKPRPKAGFLFDKEATEFNDLNKILTCESKGFAKNADGAWVRNKVEVQDGTGVTLSYNQDIKVVEGNSINEDGVIVGTAFVRKPQYQYDINGNLVIGDNGLPIFAVDGNGDPLTSFLPRMVVLQPGSGTADEAWLAANNCIDDNGEGENYERKGAASFAWLFALPLLWLRRRFK; from the coding sequence ATGAAGTTTACATTGGATAAAGCCCTATCATTAGTTGCCGTAGGTGTAATTGGTGCACTTCAGGGGGTGCAAGCAGCCCCTGTTTACGAGATTAAAAATTTAAGTGAGGTTTATCAGTCTGAATCTGATTCGGCTGAACTTATCGGTACGCTTAAAAGAACGCGAAATGGCTATGGTATGGCCGTTAATGCAGATGGGAAGTCTGTTGCGGTTGCTAAGGGAAAGAAAAAGCTTTCTACATCTGAAGATGACGATGACGGAGTTATCGACATTGAAGATGGTATTGCACCCGAAGAGAAGATCACTTTTTCCATCGATAAGCCCATTATCGCGAACAATTTCTCTTTTATTGCCAGTGAGTTTGATACCGCTAAACCTTGGTTACCGGTTTTCGATTCTGTAAATGGTACGACGGATCCTAGCGAAACCGACTCTGAAAAACCAGAAACTATCAACTCAGTTGATGTGTATTACTATGGGATCAATGACGCTGGCGTGAAAGTGGGCTCCATGACGTCGAAGGAGCAGACTGCTCCTTATACAGGTACAAATGAAGATCAGGAGTTTTGGTACTATCGCGAGTTTGAAGAGCGCGGCTTTGCTAAAAATGCTGCAGGAACTGAAGTTCAGTTGCTGCCGCCTTGTACCATGTATGAGAAAGACGCGACTTGTAACAACACGGCTGGTGATAACAAAGTAAATATCGGTGGTTACTCTGTTGCTGCTGCCATTAACAGCGCTAACCTTGTGACTGGTTATGTCGGTACTGAGCTCTCTAATGATTCAGAAAACCGTATTGATGCCTGTGTTGAAGGGGAAACCTATCCAACGGATGTGTGTGTTCAGATAGAGCAGTATCCCGATACAAATGGTAACCGACGTATCATATATCAGCGCCGTGCTTATGTATGGCAGCTCGATGAAGCAGGTAGCTCTGTTACTGACAGTAAACTTCTGCCTCTAGGTTTTGAGACAACCTCAGATACTGTGTATATCGCTCAAGGTCTTGGTCTAAATGCATCAGGGGTTGTTGCAGGGCGTTCACACCACAAACGTCCAGGTTATGACAATGTCTCCTTTGATGCGTTTTTCTGGACTCCAGATGGTACAGATGGTGCTTATCAACCTCATTGGGTGCCGCTCATTGAAGATAGGTTTCAATCTATCGCTTATGATATCAATGATAGCGGTATGTTAGTCGGTAGCTTCCGTCAGTACATTGAGGGTTATGTTCGTGATAAGTTCTTCTATTTCGATACTCAAAACCCAGAGGGTGAGGTTGTCGTTCCTAACGATTTTTATAATGCTCTATCCGATCTAGGTAGCAAGCCAAAATCTGTTAACAACAAAGGTCAGGTAGTTGGATTTATTGAGACGACTCATGAGAAAGATAAGCCACGCCCTAAAGCGGGTTTCCTGTTTGACAAAGAAGCAACAGAGTTTAATGATCTCAATAAGATTTTGACTTGCGAATCAAAAGGCTTTGCTAAGAACGCTGACGGAGCTTGGGTTCGAAATAAAGTTGAAGTTCAAGATGGAACAGGTGTTACTCTCTCTTATAACCAAGATATCAAAGTGGTCGAAGGCAATAGCATCAATGAAGATGGTGTGATTGTGGGTACCGCTTTTGTTCGTAAGCCTCAATATCAATATGATATTAATGGTAACTTGGTTATTGGTGATAATGGGCTTCCAATCTTTGCAGTTGATGGTAATGGCGACCCATTAACCTCATTCCTTCCTCGAATGGTCGTGTTACAACCAGGCTCTGGTACTGCTGATGAAGCATGGTTAGCGGCGAACAACTGTATCGATGATAACGGTGAAGGTGAAAATTATGAGCGCAAAGGCGCAGCCAGTTTTGCCTGGTTATTTGCCTTACCACTACTTTGGCTTCGCAGACGTTTTAAGTAG
- the rmf gene encoding ribosome modulation factor, whose protein sequence is MKRQKRDRLDRAFSKGFQAGVGGRSKENCPYSTLDSKSHWLGGWREGVDGRLSGLFNK, encoded by the coding sequence ATGAAGAGACAAAAAAGAGATCGTTTAGATAGAGCTTTTTCGAAGGGATTCCAAGCTGGAGTTGGCGGCCGCTCAAAGGAAAATTGTCCTTATTCAACACTTGACTCTAAGTCACATTGGCTAGGAGGTTGGCGAGAGGGGGTCGACGGCCGACTGAGTGGTCTATTTAACAAATAG